Within the Alphaproteobacteria bacterium genome, the region GAAATAAACTCTGATTGACATCTTGTGTTCTTTCATTCAATCTTCTCCTGTAAAGTTTAGTTTAGTATTTTATAAAACATATTATCTATTTTTTCAATATAAAAGAGGAATATGAGATAAAAAAATTTAGGGATTTAATTCACATTCGAAGGCACGAAAAGATTTTTCGACTCCTTCCAGTCGCTCAAAATGACATTACCATTTTCCCCAGCCGGTCATTCTTATGAGCGGAGCGAAGAAGAATCTCATTGTGTTACTGGATATTAATTAAGACTCCATAGGCATGAAAAGATTCTTCGTTACACTCAGAATGACAATATCATTCCTCAGCCAGTCATTCTGATGAGCAGAGCGAAGAAGAATCTCATTGTGATGCAGGATGTAAATTAAAATTCCACAGGCATGAAAAGATTCTTCACTTTGTTCAGAATGACAATATCATTCCCCCAGACCGTCATTCTGATGAGCAGAGCGAAGAAGAATCTAATTGTGTTACTGGATGTAAATTAAGATTCCACAGGCATGAAAAGATTCTTCACTTTGTTCAGAATGAAGAGAGAATAATGTAAAGAATAGATTTTAAAAAATTTTAGATTATGAAAAAGCCCCCGTGTAGTACATAGTAGTACTTGAGGGGGCTTTTTTGTAAAAATAAAATTTAATTAAAATCTATTCTTTTATTTGGATACTGATTTTTAAACCTTCCACTTCCGAAGTCTCAAAATCTGCCTTTCCGAACTCAATTGCCTGAGCTCTTGAAACAGCCATTAATGATAGCTTATACTTTTTAAGTATCTCAACGATTTTATCATTAACATTTTCAACATCCAATCTTAAATATGCAAGATGCTTACCTTGACCAATTTGATTTTCTGTCCTACATGCTCTAACAGCTTTAAGAACTCCAAGAACAACTGCCATTTCACTTACATCAGTTTCTTTATATTCACAGTATTGAGGATAAGAAGTAATATGAATAGAATCTTTACCTTCGCCTTCTCTAAATATTTCTTGATATAACATTTCTGTTACAAAAGGAATAAACGGAGCAAACATACCAATAACATCTCTTAAAGTTTCCCATAAAGTTATAGCAGCAGACTCTCTTAATTCATCAGAGTATTTTTCTTTACTCCAGAATCTATCTTTAACTAGTTCTAGATATGTATCACAGAAAGTCATCCAGAAAAACTTATCAATAGCATCTTTAGCACCAGCATAATCATATTTCGCTAAACATTCATTTGCTCTTTTAGCCACTTTATTTAGTTCTGAAATAACCCAACGATCTTCAACTGTTCTTTCTGCAACAGGCATATTAATTTTATTTACATCCATACCTTCAAGCTGCATTAAAACAAATTTTGATGCATTAAATAGCTTAACAACAACTTTCCTCCCTGCTTTAACATCTTTTTCATTATACTTCATATTCTGCCCAAGATGAGAACCAGCTGCCCAGTATCTCAGAGCATCGGCACCGTATTTCTCCATAACATTTTCTGGAACATATCTATTATAGCCATTATTATCAGTAGCTTTTTCTAATGTTCTTTTAGAGATTTTTTTACCTTGTTCATTTTCTCCAAATCCAGAAATCATAACATCTTTCCATGGAAGACTATCCTTATGTATATGAGATTTTAACACTGTATAAAATAGCCATGTTCTAATAATATCATGAGCCTGAACCCTAACTGTCATAGGATGAGTAGTGTTTTTTCCTTCCCATGCACTTGAACCAGCCCAGTTATTAGCAACAAGAGGTGTAAGAGATGATGTCATCCAAGTATCCATAACATCTGTTTCACCTTTTAAATTCTTGCTCTTACACTTAGGGCATTCATCTAGATGACATTTGTCATTTGTTGGATCAACTGGCATATTCTCTTCTGGTGCGATAATGATCTCACCACAATCTTCACAATACCAAACTGGGAAAGGAACTCCATAGAATCTTTGTCTAGAAATATTCCAGTCAAATTTTAGATTATTTACCCAATCAACATATCTTGACTTCATAAATGTTGGATACCAATTAATTTCATCGCCTCTTTTTAATAAATCATCTTTTAAATCTAGAGTTTTAATAAACCATTGTGGTTCCATTATGAACTCAACAGGAGTTTGAGATCTTTCCGCTATTGAGATATTTTGATCAATAACTTTTTCATCTAAAATCAAACCTTCTGCTTTTAAATCTTTAACAATCTTAGAACGAGCCTCTACAATTGGTAGCCCTGCATAATCTCCACAGATATCTGACATTCTACCATTTGGAGTAATTGCAATTCTTAAATCAAGATTATCCAATTTCCATTTCATAACATCTTCGTTATCTCCGAATGTACAAACCATCATTAGCCCTGTCCCAAAATCCATAGCAACTTCATCTGAAGTTTTAATTGGAACTTCATGACCAAATATTGGAACAATAGCAGTTTTCCCAACTAGAGAAGTATATCTCTCATCATCAGGATTACAGTATAGCCCTACACAAGCTGGTAAAAATTCTGGTCTTGTTGTTGATATAATTAAATCAGAGCCATCTTCTCCTTTGAAAGGAATATCGTACATTTTTCCTTTTCTTGATAGAGTCTCTAAATCAGCTTGAGCCAAAGCCGTTTGAAAATGAGTATCCCAAAGCACTGGATCATCAGAACGATAAATCATATTTTTATTATATAAATCTAAGAAAGATTTTTGTGCTGTTTTTTGACAATGTTCATCAATAGTTGAGTATTGAAGATTCCAATCCACAGATAAACCTAGAGATGAAAATAGGTTTCTATATGTTCCAATAACATTTTGAGTTTCTTCTAAACACAACTTCCTAAAATCTGGTCTTGTAGTCTTATTTTTATTAATATTATGAACTTTTTCAACATGTCTTTCTGTTGGCAATCCATTATCATCAAACCCTACTGGATAGTAAACACTCTTCCCCATCATTCTTTGATATCTAACAATAAACTCTGCTTGAGAATAACTCATTGCATGCCCAACATGCATATGAGATGCAGATGCATATGGTGGAGGTGTATCAACTGAAAAAACTTCGTTATTTGATGTCGGATCAAACTTATATATTTCTTTTTCTACCCATAATTTATTCATTTCTTCTTCATTTATTAAATGATCGTAATTCTTTTCATTAAGCATATTATTATGCCCTTTCTTTTTATACATTATTTGTTTATTTGATTTTTTTTAATAATTTGAAGCGGTTTTCATACTTCTATTACCCGACTCTTACCTAAAGAGACGGGTCTATAACTCGCACGACGACTGAATTTAACTTTATATTTTCCATAATGATGGAAGTATATATTAAAAATATATAATTGTCAAATTTTACACCTGTATAAAATCGTATTCATAAGTTTCTAAATCTACAATAGCATAAGAAGGAGGATATCTTAGACCATAGATTTCACCAGGATTTAAAAGGAGGCAATCATTAACTTTTCTTGCTATTTTCTTATGAGTATGACCATGAAACACAAAATCATACTTTCCTTCTTTAGCCTTAGCCTCTGCAATTTCTGGATAGTGAACAAAAAATATCTTTTTTCCGCCTAAAGTTAATTGTCCATAATCTCCTAAGTGATGGAAATTGAGAAACTCTTTTCCAACATGTGGAGTTCTTTCTCTATCAGCTATATTACCAAACACTGCATAGACATCTCCTTTAAACTTTTCACCCAAGAGTCTTGCCGTAAAAGGAGAACAAAGATCTCCACAACAAATAATATGCTTTATACCCATTAAATTTATTTCATTTATAACTTGTTTCAAGTTTGATAATTTATCATGAACATCTGATATAATAGCTACCTTCATAAAATCTCCTAAAAATAAAAACTACCTAGTTCATAGGTAGCTTGTATTAATTAAATTGTCAAGGCTTATATATTAAGCTAACAATCTATCTATAAATTCATCTGGGTCAAAGTTTGGATCTCTTATTGCCTTATATAAGTTCTCTTTAAACTTAACTGCATGTTCATCTTCACTAGAGAAACTACAGATACCTCTATCTGTGCTAATTCTATTTTCTCCATCTTTACTGCTAAATCTAGCTGTTGTCATTTTTTATCCTCTTTGTTTGTTATCGTTTAAAAAAAGAATGCACTTTGTATAACAGCTATAGATTTTTGTCAAGGTTTTCTAGTTAGTTTTTTTAAAAAACTTAAGGAAAGATTTTATATCCCAAATACCTTGAATAAAAGATAATAAAATTACAAAAGACCCTCCGAT harbors:
- a CDS encoding valine--tRNA ligase, which translates into the protein MYKKKGHNNMLNEKNYDHLINEEEMNKLWVEKEIYKFDPTSNNEVFSVDTPPPYASASHMHVGHAMSYSQAEFIVRYQRMMGKSVYYPVGFDDNGLPTERHVEKVHNINKNKTTRPDFRKLCLEETQNVIGTYRNLFSSLGLSVDWNLQYSTIDEHCQKTAQKSFLDLYNKNMIYRSDDPVLWDTHFQTALAQADLETLSRKGKMYDIPFKGEDGSDLIISTTRPEFLPACVGLYCNPDDERYTSLVGKTAIVPIFGHEVPIKTSDEVAMDFGTGLMMVCTFGDNEDVMKWKLDNLDLRIAITPNGRMSDICGDYAGLPIVEARSKIVKDLKAEGLILDEKVIDQNISIAERSQTPVEFIMEPQWFIKTLDLKDDLLKRGDEINWYPTFMKSRYVDWVNNLKFDWNISRQRFYGVPFPVWYCEDCGEIIIAPEENMPVDPTNDKCHLDECPKCKSKNLKGETDVMDTWMTSSLTPLVANNWAGSSAWEGKNTTHPMTVRVQAHDIIRTWLFYTVLKSHIHKDSLPWKDVMISGFGENEQGKKISKRTLEKATDNNGYNRYVPENVMEKYGADALRYWAAGSHLGQNMKYNEKDVKAGRKVVVKLFNASKFVLMQLEGMDVNKINMPVAERTVEDRWVISELNKVAKRANECLAKYDYAGAKDAIDKFFWMTFCDTYLELVKDRFWSKEKYSDELRESAAITLWETLRDVIGMFAPFIPFVTEMLYQEIFREGEGKDSIHITSYPQYCEYKETDVSEMAVVLGVLKAVRACRTENQIGQGKHLAYLRLDVENVNDKIVEILKKYKLSLMAVSRAQAIEFGKADFETSEVEGLKISIQIKE
- a CDS encoding metallophosphoesterase; this encodes MKVAIISDVHDKLSNLKQVINEINLMGIKHIICCGDLCSPFTARLLGEKFKGDVYAVFGNIADRERTPHVGKEFLNFHHLGDYGQLTLGGKKIFFVHYPEIAEAKAKEGKYDFVFHGHTHKKIARKVNDCLLLNPGEIYGLRYPPSYAIVDLETYEYDFIQV